One genomic segment of Tubulanus polymorphus chromosome 4, tnTubPoly1.2, whole genome shotgun sequence includes these proteins:
- the LOC141904752 gene encoding bifunctional heparan sulfate N-deacetylase/N-sulfotransferase-like, producing the protein MVQIRKVTDCVLSKVCLVRQPTITRGIFIALALSVTSLLCFSYYISNFHFKAMSRAPPEPRIKCNSPRKGHAEPRVGSRNRVAESERVSNLRIDNKVMVFVETQYSRLGQEIVALLEANRVKFKVAIAGRGLPYLIHKDKGKYGVIVFENIHTYSTMESWNRQLLDKYCREYDVGMIAFYVAKEDSPDSERIGDFPLTVSTNLALRDFELNARSDVLRILRAGEIAYGDLPDDNWSTFSTNHTTYEPIAYAKSQTPWNVAEDDGDGRGGAGELRTVAVQDFGRHDGIRRVIFGHGLKFWLIRVLALDSLSYLSRGKFAIPLERHVLIDVDDIFVGKKGTRLRPDDVEEMLKAQERIQQYIPGFHFNLGFSGKYYHHGYSEENKGDDLLLANKHKFWWFGHMWRHLQPHKVDSSRVLERELSFNKQFAKEKGIVVNNSYAVAPHHSGVYPVHEQLYESWKSIWGIKVTSTEEYPHLNPARFRRGFIHHGIMVLPRQTCGLYTHTIHIDKYPGGRIRLDQSIRGGELFQTIVYNPFSIFMTHQSNYAMDRLALYTFESVFKFVQCWTNIKLRTVPPKQLGEKYFKTFPDEVHPIWQNPCDDKRHSSIWSLNKTCSRLPKFLVIGPQKTGTTALYTFLSMHPSIISNRDSKDTFEEVQFFNGKNYFKGLDWYMKFFPIPSNSSKVMMFEKSASYFDIEMVPSRAFALLHHAKIICILISPSKRAYSWYQHMRSHKDRTALKYSFYEVVTADDSSPPALRVLRHRCLNPGFYAQHLERWLSLYTPKQLLVLDGEQLKLNPVATMRRVQRFLRIEPYYPYEKHLKYDPKKGFYCQVVKGDHTRCLGRGKGRKYPAMEYQVQKKLNSFYKKHNIALSKLLNRLGYPQPSWLQEELAFQ; encoded by the exons ATGGTGCAAATCAGAAAAGTGACGGATTGCGTTTTGTCGAAAGTTTGCCTGGTTCGTCAACCGACAATAACGCGCGGTATATTCATAGCGTTGGCGCTCAGCGTAACGTCCTTACTCTGTTTCTCATATTACATATCGAATTTCCACTTCAAGGCGATGAGCCGCGCTCCGCCTGAACCGAGAATCAAGTGCAACTCGCCGCGTAAAGGTCACGCGGAGCCGCGCGTCGGGTCCCGGAACCGCGTCGCCGAAAGCGAACGCGTTTCGAATCTGCGAATCGACAACAAGGTGATGGTGTTCGTCGAGACGCAGTACTCGCGCCTCGGGCAGGAGATCGTCGCGTTGCTCGAGGCGAATCGCGTCAAGTTCAAGGTCGCAATTGCCGGCCGCGGTCTGCCGTATTTGATCCACAAGGACAAGGGCAAATACGGCGTGATCGTGTTCGAGAATATCCATACGTACTCGACGATGGAATCGTGGAATCGACAGCTGTTGGATAAATACTGTCGCGAATACGACGTTGGGATGATCGCGTTCTACGTGGCGAAGGAGGACAGTCCCGATAGCGAGCGCATCGGCGACTTCCCGCTGACGGTCAGTACGAATTTGGCGCTGCGCGATTTCGAGTTGAACGCGCGGTCGGACGTGCTGCGGATTTTGCGCGCCGGCGAAATCGCGTACGGTGACTTGCCGGACGATAATTGGTCGACGTTCTCGACCAATCACACGACGTACGAGCCGATCGCGTACGCGAAATCTCAAACGCCGTGGAACGTCGCCGAGGACGATGGCGATGGACGCGGCGGCGCCGGCGAGCTGCGAACGGTCGCCGTTCAAGATTTCGGTCGTCACGACGGAATCCGGCGCGTGATTTTCGGACACGGATTGAAGTTCTGGTTGATCCGTGTTTTAGCGTTGGATAGTTTATCGTATTTGTCGCGAGGGAAGTTCGCGATTCCGCTCGAACGTCACGTTCTTATCGACGTCGATGATATTTTTGTCGGCAAAAAAGGAACGCGTTTGCGGCCGGATGACGTAGAG GAGATGTTGAAAGCTCAGGAACGTATACAGCAGTACATACCGGGGTTTCATTTCAATCTCGGATTCTCCGGCAAATATTATCACCATGGGTACTCGGAGGAAAATAAAGGAGACGATTTGCTGCTCG CGAACAAACACAAATTTTGGTGGTTCGGCCACATGTGGCGCCACCTACAGCCGCATAAAGTCGACAGCTCGCGCGTGTTGGAACGAGAACTGTCGTTTAATAAACAGTTCGCGAAG GAAAAGGGAATCGTGGTGAACAACTCTTACGCGGTGGCGCCGCATCACTCAGGGGTTTATCCCGTGCACGAGCAGCTCTACGAATCGTGGAAATCGATCTGGGGAATCAAAGTCACCAGCACGGAGGAATATCCGCATCTGAATCCGGCGAGATTCCGTCGGGGATTCATTCATCACGGAATCATG GTGCTTCCTAGACAGACATGTGGTCTGTACACTCACACTATTCACATAGATAAATATCCAGGTGGAAGAATTCGACTTGATCAGAGCATCAGAGGAGGGGAACTCTTCCAAACTATTGTCTATAATCCT ttttctatATTTATGACTCATCAATCGAACTACGCGATGGATCGTTTAGCATTGTATACGTTCGAAAGCGTTTTCAAATTCGTTCAATGTTGGACGAATATCAAACTGCGCACCGTGCCGCCCAAACAATTAGGAGAGAAATACTTCAAAACCTTCCCCGACGAAGTTCACCCGATTTGGCAG aatCCGTGTGATGATAAACGTCACAGTTCAATCTGGAGTTTGAATAAAACGTGCAGCAGGCTTCCGAAGTTTCTCGTTATTGGACCTCAGAAAACAG GAACGACTGCCTTGTATACATTCTTATCAATGCATCCCTCCATCATCAGCAATAGAGATAGCAAGGACACGTTCGAGGAGGTTCAGTTTTTCAATGGAAAAAACTATTTCAAAGGTCTCGACTG GTACATGAAATTCTTCCCGATCCCGTCGAACTCGTCGAAGGTGATGATGTTCGAAAAGAGCGCCAGTTACTTCGACATCGAGATGGTGCCGTCTCGAGCGTTCGCTCTGCTGCATCACGCGAAAATTATATGCATACTGATCAGTCCATCAAAACGAGCTTACTCGTGGTACCAG CATATGAGATCGCATAAAGACCGCACGGCGTTGAAATATAGCTTCTATGAAGTTGTTACTGCTGATGATAGTTCACCACCGGCGCTACGCGTTCTGCGACATCGCTGCTTAAATCCTGGATTCTACGCGCAGCATTTAGAACGTTGGCTGTCATTGTACACGCCTAAACAG TTATTAGTTCTCGACGGGGAACAGTTAAAATTGAATCCAGTCGCGACGATGAGAAGAGTTCAAAGATTCTTACGGATTGAACCGTATTATCCGTACGAAAAACACTTAAA ATACGACCCGAAGAAAGGCTTCTATTGTCAGGTGGTAAAGGGCGACCACACGCGGTGTTTAGGTCGCGGCAAGGGTCGCAAGTATCCGGCGATGGAATACCAGGTGCAGAAGAAACTCAACTCGTTCTACAAGAAACACAACATCGCGTTGTCGAAACTACTGAACAGACTCGGTTACCCGCAGCCTTCGTGGCTTCAAGAGGAATTAGCATTTCAGTGA
- the LOC141904751 gene encoding transient receptor potential cation channel subfamily M member-like 2 isoform X2, producing the protein MTNKDLTAAYVFGNIRHRQCSKYIADPKYNLSRCKCGRGFEWHIYEGIVVDQTTGDQVWSVDEHTREIDPDSFGEIKFYGFGNEVASTSPYIRVDHKTEVSSVWTLMDEYWGLNPPKLLISVTGGAKSFQLKQKLLSLFKRGLVNAARSTGAWIVTGGMHQGVMKYVGEAIQEHSLMTGGTDIVTCIGICTWGAVDNKAALIGEKGQGLFPASYNIDDLQNERHTCRLDHNHTHFILVDDGTEKQYGREIEFRAAFERAISEVETSISEKQSVNVPVVQLLLEGGANSVETVFAALKQDIPVVIIAGSGRAADLFAYAYKITRNRLDPEDCIEPDNFVLELAERLKVLFDIHVMNEQTEERMNSAVTAIRTSMKQYRKLLTVYEINEENQDLDKAILNALLRANKSNIQSQLNFALAWNRVDIARSEIFSAENRPHWKGSLDCMNDAMSAAIVQNNVEFVQLFLDVGIELKRFLTVQRLKDLYSQVLKDRYADTCRDLLRELIQEQSTTWKQWMCFCCVKNEWHVDNSTLLTDVGRVIRALLGDQYPNFYASEKFCVSKSVNFDESTIDPKATRNWKQDLTDSKTPPQHISLTARSDSRHKTLCSFASPEKELFIWAVLLNRMELAKLFWRMGQDHIGTTLIAATILKRLSDKAADAEEIDLSLQLEKNSKECETLSIGVLNECYVTNKDLGRMCLIRTLDEWGSATLLGVADNGEHMDFLGHTSCQICLNKIWRGNMALYTATWKIVLSSLLPFFMIWIKFSSRVSPYKNLMGALSGTSATTTNRTLYDAVKKPSKLYSVSWVPKSKQGISLPSAVFYFYTAPVTKFIYNVMSQLIFLMIYSFVVLTQLRPVVDNEKPSSIEICVWVWIMTLIVEEIRQVYSKDPRSLRFKIMGWFDNVWNRFDLCVYLLFIIAIVLRYTMKTEEDFRFARMVYALDLSMFFLRFMQVFFVDKNIGPKVIMIRKMLTDLMFFFAILVVFLLSYGVAIHALLYPNSKADWGLLKDVVYKPYWQMYGELFLDEMEGKNTETCSRNPMIYNNETSGYSRCSQSNWLAPALFAVYMILTNVLLLNLLIAMFSYTFQTVQDNSEKVWRFYRYSLIFEYFDRPTLAAPLIIISHVTRFVKMIINTCQKTPKTNNAFKFLANKEDTEKIRAFEKVGMESYLYKVSLKNAEQIDRKVQNAGERIEQVINELEQIKETVTSQGPVSGQPAAIESEYAIPLNAIKVQESARSKDEQAIEIRNLNDQMKTMQDRMHNQSAQIERMVTMLENMSYSRPRRHNNPQIDIEDIENSQI; encoded by the exons gatcTAACTGCTGCGTACGTTTTCGGAAATATCCGTCATCGTCAATGTAGTAAATATATCGCCGATCCGAAATACAA TTTGAGTCGTTGTAAGTGCGGTCGAGGATTTGAATGGCATATCTATGAAGGAATCGTTGTCGATCAGACTACCGGCGATCAGGTCTGGTCCGTCGACGAACACACTCGCGAAATCGACCCCGATTCATTCGGCGAAATCAAATTCTACGGTTTCGGAAACGAAGTCGCTTCAACCTCTCCG TACATCAGAGTCGACCATAAAACTGAAGTATCGTCCGTCTGGACTCTAATGGACGAGTACTGGGGTCTGAATCCTCCGAAACTCCTCATATCCGTCACGGGTGGCGCAAAATCATTTCAGCTCAAACAAAAACTGCTCAGTCTCTTCAAGAGAGGTCTCGTCAACGCTGCCAGATCAACAG GTGCTTGGATAGTAACGGGCGGAATGCATCAAGGAGTGATGAAATACGTAGGAGAAGCGATTCAAGAACATTCATTAATGACGGGAGGAACGGATATAGTCACCTGTATCGGTATCTGCACATGGGGTGCTGTTGACAATAAAGCAGCTCTTATTGGAGAAAAG GGTCAAGGTCTGTTTCCGGCGTCGTATAATATCGACGATCTACAGAACGAGCGTCACACGTGTCGATTAGATCACAATCACACGCATTTCATTCTCGTCGACGACGGAACTGAGAAACAATACGGACGCGAGATTGAATTCCGCGCCGCGTTCGAGCGCGCTATTTCAGAGGTGGAGACGAGTATTTCAGAAAAACAGA GTGTGAATGTACCGGTAGTGCAGTTATTATTGGAAGGTGGAGCGAATTCCGTGGAAACCGTATTCGCGGCGTTGAAACAGGATATTCCCGTCGTTATAATAGCCGGTTCGGGAAGAGCTGCCGACTTGTTCGCTTATGCTTACAAAATCACTCGCAACAGATTAGA CCCTGAAGACTGCATCGAACCGGATAATTTCGTACTGGAATTGGCAGAAAGATTAAAAGTATTGTTCGATATTCACGTGATGAATGAGCAAACCGAAGAGCGAATGAATAGTGCGGTGACCGCGATAAGAACCAGCATGAAACAGTACCGCAAACTG TTGACCGTGTACGAAATTAACGAAGAAAATCAGGATTTAGATAAAGCTATCCTGAATGCTTTACTTCGAG CGAATAAATCGAACATTCAGTCACAGTTGAATTTTGCCCTCGCCTGGAACCGTGTCGATATAGCGAGGAGCGAGATATTCTCGGCGGAGAATCGACCGCACTGGAAGGGATCGCTCGATTGTATGAATGACGCGATGTCGGCCGCGATCGTTCAAAATAACGTCGAATTCGTGCAACTGTTTCTCGACGTCGGAATCGAGTTGAAACGATTCCTCACCGTGCAGCGACTGAAAGATCTCTACTCGCAG GTCTTAAAAGATAGATACGCCGATACATGTCGAGATCTCCTTCGAGAATTAATACAGGAACAAAGT ACAACGTGGAAGCAGTGGATGTGTTTTTGTTGCGTAAAGAATGAATGGCACGTCGATAACTCGACTTTGCTCACCGATGTTGGCCGCGTGATACGAGCTCTACTCGGCGACCAATACCCGAACTTCTACGCAA GTGAAAAGTTTTGCGTGAGTAAATCTGTAAACTTCGACGAATCGACGATCGATCCTAAAGCGACTAGAAATTGGAAACAAGATCTGACAG ACTCGAAGACTCCTCCTCAGCACATATCACTGACTGCTAGATCGGACAGCAGACATAAGACATTGTGCAGCTTTGCTTCGCCGGAGAAGGAACTGTTCATTTGGGCTGTGCTTTTAAATCGTATGGAATTGGCGAAATTATTCTGGAGAATGGGTCAGGATCATATCG GAACTACGCTTATAGCGGCGACTATTTTGAAAAGGTTAAGCGACAAAGCCGCAGACGCAGAAGAGATAGATCTTAGTTTACAACTTGAGAAAAATTCCAA AGAATGCGAGACGTTGTCGATCGGTGTTTTGAACGAATGTTACGTTACTAATAAAGATTTAGGTCGGATGTGTTTGATCCGCACGTTGGATGAATGGGGCAGCGCTACGCTACTGGGCGTCGCCGATAACGGTGAACACATGGATTTCCTCGGTCATACGAGTTGTCAAATCTGTCTCAACAAGATCTGGAGGGGAAATATGGCCTTGTACACCGCTACGTGGAAG aTCGTACTGAGCTCGTTGTTGCCGTTCTTCATGATCTGGATCAAGTTTTCGAGTCGCGTTTCGCCGTATAAGAATTTGATGGGAGCGTTGAGCGGTACGTCTGCTACGACCACGAATCGAACGCTTTACGACGCGGTGAAGAAACCGAGTAAACTGTACAGCGTATCGTGGGTTCCCAAATCCAAACAAGGAATCAGTTTACCGAGCGCCGTATTCTACTTCTACACGGCTCCTGTTACGAAATTCATCTACAACGTC ATGTCACAATTGATATTCTTGATGATTTACTCATTTGTTGTGTTAACTCAACTCCGTCCGGTGGTTGACAATGAGAAACCGAGTTCAATTGAGATATGTGTCTGGGTGTGGATTATGACTCTGATTGTTGAGGAAATTAGACAG GTTTACTCTAAAGATCCTCGGTCGTTGCGGTTTAAGATAATGGGTTGGTTCGATAACGTTTGGAATCGGTTCGATTTATGTGTCTATCTGCTGTTCATCATTGCGATAGTGCTGAGATACACGATGAAAACCGAAGAAGATTTCCGATTCGCGAGGATGGTCTACGCTCTCGATCTGTCGATGTTTTTCCTACGATTTATGCAGGTTTTCTTCGTTGACAAAAACATTGGACCGAAAGTCATCATGATACGTAAAATG TTGACAGATCTCATGTTTTTCTTCGCTATTCTCGTGGTATTTCTGTTGAGTTACGGAGTTGCTATTCACGCGTTGCTCTACCCAAATTCCAAAGCTGATTGGGGTCTGCTGAAAGACGTAGTCTATAAACCCTACTGGCAGATGTATGGCGAACTATTCCTCGATGAAATGGAGG GCAAGAACACTGAAACGTGTTCTAGAAACCCGATGATCTATAACAACGAGACATCCGGATACTCGCGCTGTTCGCAGTCTAATTGGTTAGCTCCGGCTTTATTCGCTGTTTACATGATACTCACAAACGTGCTGCTGTTGAATCTCCTCATCGCTATGTTCAG ttatacatttcaaacCGTCCAAGACAATTCTGAAAAAGTTTGGCGTTTCTATCGATATTCGCTGATCTTCGAGTATTTCGACCGTCCGACGCTGGCGGCGCCGCTGATTATTATCAGTCACGTGACTCGCTTCGTCAAAATGATCATCAACACATGTCAAAAAACACCGAAAACGAACAACGCTTTCA AATTTCTAGCCAACAAAGAAGATACGGAAAAAATCCGAGCGTTCGAAAAAGTCGGAATGGAAAGCTACTTGTACAAGGTTTCGTTGAAAAATGCCGAACAAATCGATCGAAAAGTTCAAAATGCTGGAGAAAG GATTGAACAAGTGATCAATGAATTAGAACAGATCAAAGAAACAGTGACATCGCAAGGACCGGTGTCGGGTCAACCTGCTGCCATTGAATCCGAATATGCAATACCTCTTAATGCTATCAAGGTGCAAGA ATCCGCTCGGTCAAAAGACGAACAAGCGATTGAGATCCGTAATTTAAACGATCAAATGAAGACGATGCAGGACCGAATGCACAATCAAAGCGCTCAGATTGAACGTATGGTTACGATGTTAGAGAATATGTCGTATTCGCGTCCTAGACGTCACAACAATCCTCAAATAGACATCGAAGACATAGAAAATTCGCAGATATAG